The sequence CCGAAGAGATCCATTCTCAGTGCAGTGACGCTTAGCTTACATTCACTGCAGCACTGCTTAGGTCACAACCACttgtattatataacacacagagtAATTATAACACAAAGTAAAGCCCTGCTTACTTGTCATCTCTGTCCAGACAGTGCACCAGGATGGGGAGAATGCCAGACTTGATCAGGTCATCTATGGGAGGGTTACGGTCACTAGACAATAGCTTCCTGCAGGAAGAAAATGGCCATTATTCACACATACTTGCACTTAAGATACACCAAAACATAAAATAaaggaatgtgaaatgtaaaCATCTGAGTTGTTGCACAACACCGGTGCTGTTGACTACAGACATGACAATGCAATCTCACAATGATTACACAAGACCAGCGACAATGACACAGAACTAAGTCTAGCATGTTCGCCGGAAACCATGAAATAATTTGTAGGCTATGCTCCAGAACATGCCACTCCACAACCTTCTAGAGATGGGTTTTGGAACCATGTTTGAGTGTGAATCACCATGGCAACCAGCAGAGCCGGGTGTAGGAGGAGAGAGTTCCTACCTTGCAGCCTGCACGGCACTCAGCTGAACTCCCTGGTTATCACTGGTGGCATTCTGCAACACAACAGCACACAGGGAATCACATACTGCGGAAGCAAATCCATGTCTAAGAAATGTTTCAAAATTGGAAGTGCACTTACTTGTACTATTGCTTCAAGAGAGGTGTTTTGCTGCAAGATAAAAGGAGATATTTGGTTAGGGAACAATTTATTTTGTCTATGTCAAACACGGCCAGTGGAAACGTAATGGTTTGTTTGCACTGTGGCCACACCTTGGGAGGCAGTCCTGACTAGGAAGAACAAGTCCGAATGCCTGGAGACACTAATCAGGCCGACAGGAATGTCAACACGGGCCAAACATTGTACATTACAAATCCTAAAAAAAGatactataaaaaaaaaaaaacacagtacAGTTAATAGTCATCCTATTTTGTTCATATTTTATTGCAACAAGAGGTCCCCTCACATTTCTTTTGGAGTGCATGTGGATATCTTTTAGCTAACAGTTCTAGGCACTCAGTCTTTACCATATATCTAATTCACCTGTTAATCCCTATCACACCAGTGATTAcctcaaggaaggaaggaaagccaTGCTCTCTGGAGGATCACAGAGGAAAATGACAGAGGGCCAATCAGAACGTACCGATCTGAAGTCTCCGTCGGCATCAGAGTCTTCGCAGGTGTCCTCATGGGGCACGTTTCTCCTCTTCAGCAGGTGTTCGTCTCTTTTGTTCTGCAGAGAGCAGAGCAAGACAGCCATCTCAACGTACATGCATCAGCATGGCAACAGGCTCAACTATTAAACAAgcacttaaagggatactttgagatgtaagcagatacccatagacttccaatcATTGCGCTAACACTACTTAGCATTGGCTTCAAACTACCATCAGACAGGACAGAAATAAAAAcagtatccacaagttcatctgactctgggtaagtagataaagggccttattgccaaaatcccgaagtatccctttaaacccATCTTTAATACCCTGATTGAAATGCATTTGTATCTCGTCTGACATAGATTAAAGGAAAGAAGTTGAACGATTACCTTGCGGAGTTCCACCAccacctctgtcctctgtcttctcATCGTCTATTGCGGAGAAAACCCATACATTAGCCTAGTCCAAACATAGACTGTATGTGTGCCTGATTATTTGTTGATACTTCCACAATCCACACGCAAAACATAAATTAGATGTTTATCCTCCCAATATGATGAGATGACGGCATCCTGTGTATTTGTGCTTAGAGAGCTGTTCAGAGTCAGATTGTTCATCCACAGCTTTGATGGCACAGTGATAGAACCAGCCTGCCATACCACTGCCTGAAATCCCCAGCTCACACTCGCATAACACAGACCTCATTTACATAGACTGACTTAACACAGATCTCAACTACTGGTGTTTTGTATGTAAGGGCTCATGTTAATAATGGGTGGTAATACGAGGGACCACTTTCAAGCACCTGATTGACAGACATTACATTTCTTATAAAGACTCATTAAATAATTTGCTGTCATAAAATACTGGCCTTTGTCCATTTGTCATGATTGGATGATATAGTGAAAGTACGAAGTTAAATTCTTCTGTCTAGAAGGGCCCTGCCCATTTCCTTCTTATACTCCCACTCCACAGTGAAGTGGCAGACAGTGCATCACTCAAATATGATCAGCACTTCTATCATGTGTTGGTGTGATATAGCCTAGTTATGCATGTTAGTTGTTATGCAAGCAATATTCTTGTTTCCATTGCAAACAATGCCCCTGCCATTGACTAGCCATATTACATCATCATTAAAAAGAGGCAGGCACTTCTTCTCATCTAGCTTAAACATAATACATAGGCCTAGCTAGTATAAAGTGTTCCTCTATCATCTGTTCCCCTTGCCTATAATAATTTAGCTTCCACTAGTTTGAACTGAAAATGTAGCTAAGTTGAAGAAGCCTTGGGTGTTGGTGTGGTGCCCTTGCACCCAGTCTGGAATGGTCTGGGGGGAAATAGCTTTGGGACAACATCGGGAGTCTGTATATTGGTTGGACTCCCTGAGTTGTAAAATAACCCTACCACAATAAAGCCAGCTTCACCAAAAAAACGTTTCCTGACAATAAAGGCATGTGCATGATCTCTAGGAACTCTACATATTGTGGTAGGTTTATTTTCTATCGCCACCCATCAGAAGGATTCACAACTCTGGGAGTCCAACCAAAAACAGCCCCCCGATGTTGTGTTCCAAAGCTATGGAAAACACTGATtagtataatgtaatgttaatGTTTAACTGTCCTACACTTGCTATCCATCTACCTCACAATGGCTATAACTTTCGTTATGGGTCTACCAAGGCCCGCAAAGGGACCCTGACCAGCTACATTCCGCCATTGTTTTGATGAGCTACGCTAGCATGTTAACTagtaacctagctagctaccaacaGCGGGTACTGGCTAACTAGACATTATTCAATATTTGTAGTTAAAGAAGCTGCCAACTAGTAAGCGGCTAACATACACCATTACGTTTGACACTTGGAACATCTAACTACGAAACTAAAGTTAAATTGACAAACTCAGTtgggtggctaacgttagctacctaaaTTGATCTAGGTATCGTTAGCTAGTATAGTTGAGGTCTTTACTGCGTAATTTTCTATTTGAGGTCattagttagctagccaacggTAGGTACCAGTTTTAAAATCTTAAATGGCTACAAGGATATATACCATCTGATAATTGCGTGTAaattagttggctagctaactacatagctagctagttgtagccggggaggggtggtacattatagctggctagctaactacatacttagctagctaacgttagttaatcCAAACCACAGAGGTGGCTGACTAGCGCAGTCGTTAGAAGGGGATACGAATCTCGTTTAGAGAACCACGTTATCCCCTCGAAAAGATGTGGTTAAGTATATCAATTCCAAACTGGATGGGTTGTCTGACACAGTTACCTAACTACATTTCAGATGACTGTCGTATAGTAAATATTGCTAGCTAGAACAGCGTGTTTGTTAGTGTACCATTGCTATCACGGCCTGTAGACTAACTAGCTACCAGTTTAGTTTAGATGGACCTGGAAGTCGTTTGCTAACTCGGTTAGCTGGGGACGTTTCACGGGTTGTGGATTACTTTTATTCTGGTTCAGAAAGTCGGGTGGATTGATAGAAAGGCCTTGGTCTATTTGACGATCAGATAAGGCCTGGTTTGGCCTGGGTGCAAAGTTCCAGATCCTGAAAATTACAAACGACGTCACACAGCGCAGCCCCAAGCAACAAAATAGCGCATATGAAAAGGGACCCATCGACGGAATCAGTATACTTTACCTCCAAATCGCGACCCTTGTTCTTGAAATTCTTCAGCCGCTGGTTGTCTAGTTTCTCGTTGTCAGACATGTTAGCAATTTTAGCTATGTTTTAACACCGTTTGAAATGAATCAGCTACTCCTTTCGAGTTCTTTTTTTCAGGCCTTTCAGTTACCGGACTATTTTTTTGTTGGTCTGTCCGCGGTGCATACTGGGAATGCCGGTCGTAGAGACACAGCCTCGCTCTGGCGTAGAAGGGTGGGGAATTCCCGTTATTGCTCACTCATTGGTCTCGCGAAATAGGTTATTATTCCTCACTAGGTCGCGCTGTGGTTCTCAGCTAGTTCAGACCACCACACTGTACTGATCTGTCAATCAGTGCATTTTGGTAACGTGTTAGTAGGCCTAAACAGTTACTAGTCTTATATTGATATCGATATAGACTTATTCCATATCGGTGCTGCCCATCATTAATAAATATCAAGTTGTCTTGCCTTCTTGACCCTGAAACTATCTATAGTAGTCACTATGGCAACAATCAGAAATGTCGCTCGGTACCAACTGCCGAAGTCAGGTGGCAAAACTGTTATTTCACTTATTTAAATAATACATGAACGTTAACAATGCCCAGAATAGTTTTTTTCTCTCCAGAATAGACTATAAGCACATAGCTAGTAACGTTACAACAGTAAGTTAACGCGTTGGTCGTTAACGTTAGCTATGACTGTTACAATTAGCGAAAGTAAGATTAATACCATCAAATATGTTGTTTTCAATGTTGTGCATTATAGTGAGCTTCATTGTGTATAGGCATACATACCTGCAGGTCCATTTGGTTAACACTTAATATTTCCAGGGCAATACAAGTTGTCTAAAGTGCAAAGTTCTCCAGTTTCATCTACAAATTGTTGTGTCCCATAAAAAACACTTCCTTAGATTCTAGAATGTGGAACATGGAACTAAAATCTAATTTGATGTTACAGAGCCAATTCCAATTGAACTCTacctttttttaatggaatatatgGGACATACTTTCATTATGGAAGCATTGTTTTGGGACATGTTTATCATTCTAATCCACAGATATCACACACTCTTTTGAGATCTCTCAATCAGTGTGATATCTCAATCAGTGTATTTGGTATAATTTCTTGTAATTTCTAAACTAAAGAAGTCTGTAAATGTTGTATATTGCTCTCTCATTAGGGTTTTGTGATTTGTGATGTTGTTCAGTCCATTTGAATACTTGCATTATTCCCCTGTTCGCTCCAGATAAATTAGTCTACAAAATAACTGTGCAGGCTAAATGCATTGCATCTGATTCTGGTCATGACTATGTAAAATATTCAATAGTCTATATTTCTGCCTTGAAAAGTAACACCTTCAATATCTATGAGTGGTTTTTAatttataatttaaaaaatcACAAGGAAATACAGAAATTCACATTGATGTATCAAAAACACTTTTGAACAATCAACAAACGTGCAAAATGATAGCTTTCAGCGTTAGATACGTTGGGATCTCAAGTTTGTTCTGGAGAGTCTTGTCCCCATATTCAAGAATGAGTGGGTCAGAATGATCTAACACAGGGCATTTTAAATCGGATACTCTGCTCAAAATAATCCAGAAGAAGAATAAAAAATAATCCAAGGGAGATTATTACACCCATCAATAAGGGTTTTATAATCACTGGTTTTAGCTGCAGCCCAGGCCTTGAGTCTTGGTCATCAGCGTAATGGCTTTGGGTTTCAGTTGTTTTACTGTGTTCTTTATATCTGCCTTAGTCTGCTTTAGTGAAGTCTTCAACAGATAGGCAACCCTTCTGAAGCCTTCCTCCAGGCCCACACCAGTCTTCCCAGAGCACGGCTGGACAAACCAATCCCTGTTTCCATATACCCTCCTCAGGTCCAACCTGTGGGTGATCTCCTGTGGGCTTGCTGCCCCGGGGAGGTCCTGCTTATTGGCCAGCACCACCAGAGGAAGGCTTTTTAGACTCCTGCTCCTCAGCACCTGTTGTGTGATGTAAAAGACCAGTATACACATTATTATACCCCATAACAACATGGCCTAATATGACAAGAAAGAGATCTGGATATGACCTGTAATTTATTTACATTCATGCATCAGGATAAGGCTAAAAAAAGTTTTATTATGAATAAATAATGACCTGATGGAGCTCTTTCTTTGCCTCATCCAAACGCCTGCGGTCCCAGCTGTCCACCACAAACACGAGGGCCTCCGTGCCCGGGTAGTGGTGCTTCCAGTGGGGCCTCATCCTCTGCTGGCCTCCCACGTCCCACACGGTCAACCCCGGACCCCTCGCCTCCGTCTCCAGCATCTCCACGTTGAAGCCCACGGTGGGCACGGTGATGACAGACTCGTTGTACTTGAGCTTGTAGAGCAGGGTGGACTTCCCCGAGCCGTCCAGGCCCAGCATCACAATCTGAGCCTGATGAGGGTGTTTAGACCCATGCAGTCCCATGCTCAACCCAAACACAGGTCCTGTTGTCTGGAGAAGAAGGCTGGcttgtgttgttgttgctgcCTCAGCTCTGTGCAGCAATGCCCTGCCCGCAGTTACTTTGTGCTCTGCTCTGTAAGCTCTGTCTTTTTCTGAGCTCTGGCTGTGATGAATCCCCTCTTATAAAGGCAGGGTGCAAATCAGAATGGCTTATGTACACCAAGGAGGCAGCAAGACCACTCCTCCTGTTGTTGTAAGATGCTCAAGTCATTACGCAGCTTTCGGTAAAGCTTTTTATGTCTCTGGTGATGGTTCAGGTTAGAGCCTCTGTGTCTTGTATTACTATTGCACTGCTGAAAGATTCACCTGCTTCAGACCATCACACTTAGCAGGAAGTCCTTTTTAGGATGTAGGGGGGTTTGTGTTCCTTCCTAAGTGACCGTGTCCTGGAAATGGCGTCAGAGTGACAGTTTTAGACCAGTAGGTCATGGGTACTCATCTGGCCTGTAAGGTTAGTGGGTTACATCATACAGTTATTTTTGAAGCCACAACATGCCAGACCAGCACTCCGTCACAACAAAACCATTTGGGAAAGTTGGCTGAGGGTGTAGATTCCAGGCACCATAGCATGAGATAACTTTCATAGTCCCCCATATAAATCAATCGGTCTATTGTTCAAACATAAACGTCATTATTAGTATCACCAGTATAAATCATACAATAAATCATATATATTTTCGGCTTGGGCTACACCCatttatctacactgaacaaaaatataaacacaatgtGTAAAGTGttcgtcccatgtttcatgagctgaaataaaagatccccgaaaTTTTCCATAAGCTTATTtccctcaaattttgtgcacaaatgtgtttacatccctattgGTGAGGTTTTTAAGCTTTGTCAAGAtagtccatccacctgataggtatgtcatatcaggaagctgattaaacagtgacattttaaacaataaaaggacactctaaaatgtgcagttttgtcacacaacacaatgccacagatgtctcaagttttgagggagtgtgcaattggcatgctgactgcaggaacgtccaccagagctgttgccagataattaaatgttaatttctctaccataagccgactccaacgtcgttttagatcatttggcagtacgtccaaccggcctcacaaccgcaggccatatgtaaccacgccagcccaggacctctacatctgggggggtggggggggtttgCAGAagaatatttctgtctgtaataaagcccttttgttgggAAAACTTATTCTGGTTGGCTGGGCCTTGCTCCCAagagggtgggcctatgccctcccaggcccatccatggctgtgtgcctgcccagtcatatgaaatccatagattagggtctaattaatttatttcaattgaccgtttatatttttgtttaatatAGATAATGCAGTTCGAAGTGCTGAAAACAGGGCACGTGAATTGTCAGATCAAAAAACAAATCAATGTATTCTAACAGTTTATTATCATAAACTACTTATAAAGCCCATTATAAATCAATTTAAGTATaccttaatgtaaagtgttacctgGATTTACCCAGTCAACATCTACCACCATGTATCTCATTTACTGtacaaattcaaaacaaaaataCTGTACAAAACAAGTGCTATTGACAAACCAACAGGTGGCATAATCAGGCTTCTTTAGGCCACTCACCAGCACGGTCGTTGAAATATACTGTATTACAGCTCTCTCAAATCAATCAAATATAATTTATCAACGTCAGTTTTTTTCTCCCATGAATGAAGACCAAAAAAGACAATGCTATGATCATTAATCCTTTTATTGATATCTGTTTGATTTTATCTTATCTTAAAATAcacagatatatattttttttaacagtttcttaaattcaacaaaaacaaatacaaactCCACAAACATTCTGTAACATACATTATTTTGGAACTGAAAAAGCACAAACATACTAATCTAGTAAAATACCTCTTTTGTTAATAAACCAAAGAGTTGGTGCATTGCTTtcttcattgcagatgtggagggagaggataACATGGGaacagtacagtgccttcggaaagtattcagaccccttgactagtTCCACTTtttttaggttacagccttattctaaaattacatTGTTTCCCCCCTcaaatctactcacaataccccataaaaacaAAGCAAAAAAGTTTATTTAAAAACTTATTttgtgctaatttattaaaaataaaaaactgaaatatcacatttacataagtattcagaccctttactcagtactttgttgaagcacctttgacagcgattacagcactgagtcttcttggctatgacgctacaagcttggcacacctgtatttggagagcttctcccattcttctcaacagatcctctcaagctctgtcaggttggatggggagtgttgctgcacagctattttcaggtctctccagagatgttcgatcgggttcaaatctgggttctggctgggccactcaaggccattcagagacttgtcccgaagccactgtaGCCTGcatcgtcttggctgtgtgcatagggttgttgtcctgttggaaggtgaaccagtgACCTAAGTGTCAGTGACC comes from Salmo salar chromosome ssa20, Ssal_v3.1, whole genome shotgun sequence and encodes:
- the LOC106580971 gene encoding ADP-ribosylation factor-like protein 14 codes for the protein MGLHGSKHPHQAQIVMLGLDGSGKSTLLYKLKYNESVITVPTVGFNVEMLETEARGPGLTVWDVGGQQRMRPHWKHHYPGTEALVFVVDSWDRRRLDEAKKELHQVLRSRSLKSLPLVVLANKQDLPGAASPQEITHRLDLRRVYGNRDWFVQPCSGKTGVGLEEGFRRVAYLLKTSLKQTKADIKNTVKQLKPKAITLMTKTQGLGCS